In Bombina bombina isolate aBomBom1 chromosome 6, aBomBom1.pri, whole genome shotgun sequence, a single genomic region encodes these proteins:
- the LOC128664985 gene encoding angiopoietin-related protein 5-like has product MFLLYCLLSFCYLHVRSQGINILQVQGYDCSNIWERDHGSTSGIYTIKPVGSSTPFMVYCEMRVDGGWTVIQKHNGQDQLSFDQTWIAYKTGFGNIASEHWLGLDNIYWLTNQNGRSSELLINLKDFGEIESFALYNSFKVGPENCFYKLLVDGYSGNAGDAFRGRDNDTNEIGSYFSTTDIDHDKCNPCGIGDMRYNSCARTRFHSGWWFNRCGIANLNGQWHDKGSETGWSSAVHWQTWRNNESLKQSIMYVRNY; this is encoded by the exons atgtttcttttgtattgtctgCTGAGTTTTTGTTATCTACATGTAagatcacag GGCATTAATATcctgcaggtacaag GCTATGACTGTTCTAACATCTGGGAAAGAGACCATGGCTCTACCAGTGGGATTTATACAATAAAACCAGTGGGAAGCAGCACACCttttatg GTCTACTGCGAAATGCGAGTCGATGGAGGCTGGACAGTCATACAGAAACACAATGGACAAGATCAGTTGTCTTTCGACCAAACTTGGATCGCATACAAAACTGGATTTGGAAATATCGCTA GTGAACATTGGCTGGGGCTTGATAATATTTATTGGCTAACAAATCAGAATGGCAGGTCATCTGAATTGCTCATCAACCTCAAGGACTTTGGAGAAATTGAAAGCTTTGCACTTTACAACAGCTTTAAAGTCGGTCCAGAAAACTGTTTCTACAAGCTACTAGTTGATGGCTACTCTGGGAATGCAG GAGATGCTTTTAGAGGAAGAGACAATGACACCAATGAAATTGGCAGCTATTTTAGCACCACTGATATTGACCATGACAAATGCAACCCCTGTGGTATAGGTGACATGAGGTATAATAGCTGTGCCCGTACTCGCTTTCACTCTGGATGGTGGTTTAACCGCTGCGGGATAGCAAATTTAAATGGCCAATGGCATGATAAGGGTAGTGAAACGGGCTGGTCATCTGCAGTGCATTGGCAGACGTGGAGAAACAACGAGTCACTTAAACAGAGCATAATGTATGTGAGGAATTATTAG